One Ficedula albicollis isolate OC2 chromosome 15, FicAlb1.5, whole genome shotgun sequence genomic window carries:
- the FBXO21 gene encoding F-box only protein 21, translated as MPWLWDWLSPVQWLQFLQVSPCLGSSSWTGVWWMVGTCFSLPDNGIFGRWFHPDLAILAGFHREWPSLLKYYSHSDSVSWLEEYKARHNAGLEAQRIVASFSKRFFSEHVPCDGFSDIETLGCPSHFFEDELMCILNMEGRKGLTWKYYAKKILYFLRQQNILKNLKEYLQRPTERQSFLEGAVLIDQYCNPLSDICLKSVQAQVDDITDKVRKVLRTKNPRHPSLASKAGEVLIPEVELQRQVLDAMNCVLYEQLKYKGNELDYYNSLNSYIHQVLIRRTGIPISLSVLYLTIARQLGVKLEPVNFPSHFLLRWCQGKEGSTDIFDYTYIDAFGKGKQLTVKECEYLIGHHVTEEFYGVVTSKEVLQRMVGNLLNLGKRESTDQSYQLLRDSLDLYLAMYPDNVQHLMLQARLYFHLGIWPEKVLDILQHIQALDPSQHGAVGYLVQHTLEHIKRRKEEVDPEVKQRSDEKHKEVCFSIGLIMKHKRYGYNCVIYGWDPACMMGHEWIRNMNVHSLPHGPHQPFYNVLVEDGSCRYAAQENLEYNSEPREIPHPDIGRYFSEFTGLHYLANTELEFRYPEDLELTRATVQKIYSSGKE; from the exons ATGCCATGGCTCTGGGATTGGCTCTCACCAGTGCAGTGGCTGCAGTTCCTGCAAGTTTCACCCTGCTTGGGATCCAGCAGCTGGACTGGGGTGTGGTGGATGGTTGGCACGTGCTTCTCTCTCCCTGATAATGGCATTTTTGGCAGGTGGTTTCACCCTGACCTCGCCATCCTGGCTGGATTCCATCGTGA GTGGCCCTCCCTGCTGAAGTACTACAGCCACAGTGACAGTGTCAGCTGGCTGGAGGAGTACAAGGCACGGCACAACGCGGGGCTGGAGGCACAGAGGATCGTGGCTTCCTTCTCCAAAAGGTTCTTCTCAGAGCAT GTCCCCTGTGATGGATTCAGTGACATTGAGACTCTGGGGTGCCCCAGTCATTTCTTTGAGGATGAGCTGATGTGTATCCTCAACATGGAAGGAAG GAAAGGTCTCACCTGGAAGTACTATGCAAAGAAAATTCTCTATTTCCTACGGCAGCAGAATATATTAAAGAACCTGAAGGAGTACCTGCAGCGCCCCACGGAGCGGCAGTCCTTCCTGGAGG GTGCTGTTTTGATTGATCAATACTGTAACCCCCTGTCAGACATCTGCCTGAAGAGTGTCCAGGCCCAGGTGGACGATATCACAGACAAAGTGCGCAAAGTGCTGCGGACCAAGAACCCCAGGCACCCCAGCTTGGCTTCCAAGGCAG GAGAGGTTCTCATTCCAGAAGTGGAACTTCAGAGGCAGGTGCTTGATGCCATGAACTGTGTCCTGTATGAGCAGCTGAAATACAAAGGAAATGAGCTGGATTACTACAACTCCCTGAATTCCTACATTCAccag GTTTTGATCCGCAGGACAGGAATTCCCATCAGTTTGTCTGTGCTTTATTTAACCATTGCCAGGCAGTTGGGAGTCAAACTGGAGCCTGTCAACTTTCCCAGCCATTTCCTGCTGCGATGGTGTCAAGGGAAAGAAGG AAGCACAGATATTTTTGACTACACCTACATCGATGCCTTTGGGAAGGGGAAGCAGCTGACAGTGAAGGAGTGCGAGTACCTGATCGGGCACCACGTGACAGAGGAGTTCTACGGGGTGGTGACCTCCAAGGAGGTCCTGCAGCGCATGGTGGGGAACCTCCTGAACCTTGGCAAGAG AGAGAGCACTGACCAGTCCTACCAGCTCCTGAGAGACTCCCTGGACCTGTACCTGGCCATGTACCCAGACAATGTGCAGCACCTCatgctccaggccaggctgtaCTTCCACCTGGGAATCTGGCCAGAAAAG GTGCTGGAcatcctgcagcacatccaggcCCTGGACCCCTCCCAGCACGGGGCAGTGGGGTACCTGGTGCAGCACACCCTGGAGCACATCAAGCGGCGCAAGGAGGAGGTGGACCCCGAGGTCAAGCAGCGCTCGGATGAGAAGCACAAGGAGGTTTGCTTCTCCATTGGGCTCATCATGAAACACAAGAG GTATGGCTACAACTGTGTGATTTATGGCTGGGATCCTGCCTGCATGATGGGGCACGAGTGGATCCGGAATATGAACGTGCACAGCCTCCCCCACGGCCCCCACCAGCCCTTCTACAACGTCCTGGTGGAGGATGGCTCCTGCAGATATGCTGCCCAAG AGAACCTGGAGTACAACTCTGAGCCCCGGGAGATCCCTCACCCCGACATCGGCCGCTATTTCTCCGAGTTCACCGGCCTTCACTACCTGGCAAATACCGAGCTGGAATTTCGCTACCCGGAGGATTTGGAGCTCACCCGAGCCACGGTGCAGAAGATTTACAGCTCAGGCAAGGAGTGA